Within the Gemmatimonadaceae bacterium genome, the region TGACCCCAGAGGGAGTAGCGGCCAAGGCGGATCTGACGCGATACTTTCTGGCGCGTAAGCGCGAGGAGTACGACGCTCTCCGGCTCGATATCGAGCGGCTTCAGCGAGAGAGCGAGAGCGCTGTAGAAGTACTGTAGTTCGCAGGTCGCTGGGTTTGTCGAAACTTCTTCCACGGTTTTTCACGAGAATGTGACTGACCGTGCATCCGGGTGCTCATGATTCATTCTGCCAGCTCTCATGAAGCTCAGCCAGATTCGTGGTTCGTGATCTGGACGGAGTCGCGCGCTGAGAAAAAAGTGGAGGCGCGGATCGCCGCGCTGGGGCTCTCGCCGTGGCTTCCCACGTTTAAGGAGCGGCACCGCTGGAGCGACCGCTGGCGGGAGGTCGTCTGCCCGCTGTTTCCGGGCTATCTTTTTGCGCGAACCCGCTCGGTGGAGTGGCACAAGGTGCTGAGCACGCCTGGGGTTTTGACGGTGGTCAAGCGGGAGGGACGCCCAGCGCTGCTCGCGGACGCTTTCGTCGCGGGGCTCCGCGATGCGATCGAGCGGAACGGGGCCGCGCCCGAGCCGGTGGCCGAGGCGGTGGACTACCGCCCGGGCGATGAGGTGGTGGTCGTTCAGGAGGGCCCGCTCAAAGGGGTGCGCGGCGTGGTGCGCGAGCGGCGGAGCGGGAGGCAGCTCG harbors:
- a CDS encoding transcription termination/antitermination NusG family protein; the encoded protein is MIWTESRAEKKVEARIAALGLSPWLPTFKERHRWSDRWREVVCPLFPGYLFARTRSVEWHKVLSTPGVLTVVKREGRPALLADAFVAGLRDAIERNGAAPEPVAEAVDYRPGDEVVVVQEGPLKGVRGVVRERRSGRQLVIWVSEIGRGVAFTIGPALVKAAG
- a CDS encoding MarR family EPS-associated transcriptional regulator, translated to MARELGVSLGKSNYCLRALTGKGFVKVQNFRKSTKKRGYVYLLTPEGVAAKADLTRYFLARKREEYDALRLDIERLQRESESAVEVL